CGCTCCTGCCACCGAGTGCGTCTATGACGAGGTGATTTCCCTACGGCTGAAAGCGTCGACGGATCAGCGGTTGATCGCGCTTCATGTCCCGACTGTCGGCCAACACCGCATGACGGAAAAGGCGCAGGCCTATGTCGGTTGGGCGGAGCTATGCTCATCGACGGCGCAGGGCCTGGATGCCGCCGGTCGGCCCTGGACGGACTGGAATGGAGAGCAGCAGGCCTGGCGCGCGGTGGATGTGGAGCGGGCCTTCTTCGGTCTTGGGCGTCCGTCTGCCGACTGATGGCAAGCGGCGAGTTGTGGGGTAGTCGGTGGTCGGAAGACCGAAGTAATCCGATTATCAACGCGCCAAATGGAAATCTGGAAGTATGAGGTCTGAATGTCGATCGGCAAAAAGGGACGTTCGCTCGAATTATTCTTCGTTGACGGTAGACCGGAAGGTATCGTAACCGCTGGTGTGTTCAACTGGGCTGGGCATGTGCTTGTCACGCCGCGGGCGCGTTTGAAAGAAGCGCTCGAGCGACCGTCGTCAAGACTCACGGGCGTTTACATTCTTGTCGGCGAGAAGAATGGAAAGCTTTTCGCGTATATTGGCGAAGCCGAGAACGTCGCCAATCGTATCAAGATACACGGCGCCAAAAAAGATTGGTGGACAAGCGCATTTCTTGTGACGTCTAGCGATAACAGTCTCAACAAAGCGCACGCTAAATACCTCGAAGCGCGGCTAGTGGAAGAAGCCCTGAAGGTCGGGGCAATGTCGCTCGAGAATGGCAATGCGCCGCCCAAGCCTGGACTGTCTGAGTCAGGGGCCGCCAACATGGAAGCCTTCCTGGAGTTCGTGTTTCTGGTTCTGCCTGCCGTCAGGCTTGACATGTTCGTCCAGCATGCAAGGCCCACGATCCAGAAGAATGGTAATAATCTGGATAAGGTGCTGCCAAGCGACCCTCAAAAGTTTCTAATCAACACGCAAAAGCACAATCTAAAGGCTGAAGCTTTCCTGATCGACGGGGAGTTCGTGGTTCAGGCCGGATCTCAAGCTCGACTCGTTTGGATGGGGAAAGAAAGGTCAACTAGTGGATATGCAAAACTGCATGAGCAGTTAATTCAATCCCGTATCCTCCAACCTTCAGGAAAGCACTGTATATTCACTGAAAGTTGCGCTTTTAACTCGGCAAGCGCCGCTGCCGCTATTGTTTATGGGCGACAGACGCAGGGGCCCGCCGCGTGGAAGACACCTGAAGGCAAGACGTACAAGCAATGGGAAGCTGAGCAACTGTAGGAGCTTCAAAGGAGTGATGTGCCAACGACGGCGACGAGAGGTCGTGCCCGGTGGCAGGATAAAATCTGAGGTGATCTCAACAACGATGCCCATCAGGCTCTGCGCTGGCCAGCCCGGCTTCGCGCCACCGTATCCGCCACGGCGCGCATCTCGATGGCGAGCAGTTGTGAACGGCTGGTTAGAACAGATTCATTGTTTTTATTACATTTTTTCCTAGCGGCGCCATACTCTGCAGGTTCCTCTACAAGTTGCGTTGTTGAAGCTAGAGCTGACTGCTTTTAGACCTCTGGCCTCGGTTTGAATTAGATGCCGGTCGCGACTCTCTGAGGTAGTTCGTACGGTTCGGCTGAAACTCCTGAACTCGCGCTGGCACCAAGCAGCGCTTCACCTTCGGGAGCTTGACTGGTGCCCAAACTCTCAATGCTTCCCCCTCTCAACAGCCTTGAACTCGTGAAACGCGCCAGGAACTGTTCCGGAAGGTACTGTGAGCTCGCCGCACGGAGATACTGGGAGGGCGATTGCACGCTTATCGTACTTGCCTCAGGCGGAGGGAGTTCGTAGATTATGGGCACGCAGACGTTATGGAGAGCCTGCCACGATTTTTTCGGCGTCGTTATCAGTTTCACTGATTGTCGATGCACTCACACGTAGGGCGGACTGGATTTATCCGGAAAGCCATTCGAAGTCGGGATTGGATCCTTGCGTTCAAACCCGGCGCGTTCGTAGCGCCTAGATTGTGAACTCCGCTGGCCAAGCGCCTTCACAATGGTCGTTACGATCCCAAGGCTACGAGGGAAGAGCCGCCGAGATGGCCGGCATCCCGTTGATGAGGAAGGCAAGGAGATAGACGCCGGCGACATCAGGATGTCGCCGGCGTATCTTTTTTCGGACTACCGATGATCCCGTCGCCGGGCGCAATATTCACATAGCCTTCCTTTGGCGGATGTTCATCGCCATGGCAGTCGTTGTAGCGCCGATCGAGTTTTTTCACCGGCGCACAGTCGAAGTGAAAGTCATGAACTAGGGCACCACCGAGCCGGGCTCGCGCGTTGAGCAGGCAGGTCAGGCCATGATCGCTGTCTTTGACATTCTGATAGTAGCCGTGGCGATGCCGCCCGGGGCTGTTGAAATAGTGCCGACGATCGCTGAGGCAGCGACGCGATGAACCTGGTGGGGTGATCCAGGGCTCGTGACGGAGAAACTCAAGCTCCGCCTGGGCCAGGAGCGCTTCCGGATCCCGCGCAGTGGGAAGGCGGTCGAACACGGTTTCTAGCAGGGTCGCTAAATGCCGGCTCTGGAAATTTCGCAGGGGCAGCACGAGAGGCCCTGGGTTCGCTCGATACACTGACTTTTTAACGAGATCGGCACGCTTGCGGGCCTCCAGAACCGTCGTTCGCAAGGTGCCGACCAGCGCGTTGCGAAGACGGTTGCGAGCGTTGACCGAGCGGGCGTTTGACAGGTCTGGAGCATTGATACGCTGATAGTAGGCGAACGGGAAGAAGGCGCGCCGAAACTCCGCGTCGTCTGTGTTCGCCTCGGACACCGCGAGGACAATGATGTTGACCGGCTGCGTTTCCCTGAGCGCCTTGAGCTCGGCGCGAGCCGCAGTAAGCAGAGCCTCGGCGTGCTCCCGGCTGAGCCCGTTATGGGTCGGCTTTATGATGCGGGCACCGTTGGGCGCGAACCGGTCCGCCGAGGTCGCGCTCAAGGCATTGAACAGATCTTGGTCTGCGCCCGCGATAATGACCAGTGGGAAACTCACGCGTGGCGTTTGGAGAGCTCAGCGACGACATCGAGCGGAAGCGTCACGCCTTGCATTTGTTTAACGG
The nucleotide sequence above comes from Brevundimonas naejangsanensis. Encoded proteins:
- a CDS encoding GIY-YIG nuclease family protein; this translates as MSIGKKGRSLELFFVDGRPEGIVTAGVFNWAGHVLVTPRARLKEALERPSSRLTGVYILVGEKNGKLFAYIGEAENVANRIKIHGAKKDWWTSAFLVTSSDNSLNKAHAKYLEARLVEEALKVGAMSLENGNAPPKPGLSESGAANMEAFLEFVFLVLPAVRLDMFVQHARPTIQKNGNNLDKVLPSDPQKFLINTQKHNLKAEAFLIDGEFVVQAGSQARLVWMGKERSTSGYAKLHEQLIQSRILQPSGKHCIFTESCAFNSASAAAAIVYGRQTQGPAAWKTPEGKTYKQWEAEQL